The Treponema sp. Marseille-Q3903 genomic interval ATACGTCGGATACATGAAGTTTAAAAAATACACAAAACTGATTCTTGGAAAACTTCACATAATGCCGGCGCTTATCACACGATATATAAGTGTTGATAGAGAAATATTGGAAATTAAAAATAAATTTAAGGGAATACAATGATAATTGTAAACGGCGCTTTTTTATGCAGAAATCTCACGGGAATTGAGAGATTTGCCTTTGAAATATGCAAAAATCTTGACAGCATTATTCCTAAAGATAAGATTGGAATCTACATTCCTGCAAATGCGAAAATCAAGCCAAAATATAAAAATATAAAATGTTTGTATTCAAAAAAAGAATGCAAAAGATTTCCATATTGGGATCATGTTATTTTTAGAAATTTTGTAAAAAAAAATCGTTTTATTCCTCTAAGTTTTTCAAATGTTGCTCCACTTTTTTGTCCAGGCATAGTTTTTATTCACGATATTTATGCAAAACTTTATCCTAAAGACTTTAGCTCTTTTAAAGATAAATTGATAAAAATTTATATGTGTATGATGTATTTTTATGCCGTAAAGTGTGCAAAACTTTTGCTTACCGTAAGCGAGTTCAGCAAGAAGCAGATTGCAAAAGCATATAAAATTCCTGAAGAAAAAATTTTTGTCATACCAAACGGATGGGAGCATTTTTCTGAAGTTGAAGAAGATTTTTCAATTTTTGAAAAGTTTCCTTTGTTGAAAGCAAGAGATTTTTATTTTACGCTTGGAAGCCTTTCAAAGCGTAAAAATCTTAAATGGATTGCAGATTATGCTGAAAAAAATCCGAAAGAGCTTTTTGCAATTTCAGGAAAAGCGATATCCGGTCTTGTACCACCTGAATTAAAAAAACTTCAAACATTGAAAAATGTCATACTTTTAGGATATGTCAGCGACGGGAATGTAAAAGCCCTCATGAAAAAATGCAAAGCGTTCATCTTCCCAAGTTATTACGAAGGATTTGGAATCCCTCCTCTCGAAGCTCTTTCTGTAGGGGCAAAGGCTGTTGTTTCAAATGCAGCATCTTTACCGGAAATCTATCAGGACTGTGCTTACTATATTTCGCCTGACAATACAGATGTAAACCTCGAAGAGCTTATTTCAAAAAATGTTGAAAATCCTTCAAAAATTTTAGAAAAGTACACTTATAAAAATGCGGCGCATCGGCTTTATCAGCTCTTGGAATTCGAGTGATTGTGCTTCCTACCGCGTTACATAAACTTGCCGTACGTAATAAAAACTATTATGATTTATTATAAAAACTTTAACAGGATATAAAATAATTTTATGAAACTTTTCATCGATTGCAGAATGATTAAAAGCGGAGGAATCGGTTCTTATCTGAAATCCCTTCTCCCGTTTTTTGTTGAAAATTATCAATGTACGTTACTCGGAGACGCAGACTTATTAAAAGAATACTTAAATTTTAAGTCTGTGAAAATAATCGACTGCAATATAAAAAGTTTTTCACTGAAAGAATTATTTTTTTTCCCAAAAGCGATTTTGGCTGAAATAAATAAATGCGATATCTATTACACTCCATACTGCAACATTCCGTGCAGGATAAAAATTCCAATCTATTCGACGATTCACGATGTAGTTTTTCTTGATGTGAAAGAACTTGCTGGAAAAATCGGGACAATTATCAGAAAGTGGTTTTATCAGCGTGCGATAAACAGATCAAAAGCCGTTTTTACAGTCTCTAATTTTTCTAAAGAGAGAATTGAACATCACTTAAAAA includes:
- a CDS encoding glycosyltransferase family 1 protein, whose product is MIIVNGAFLCRNLTGIERFAFEICKNLDSIIPKDKIGIYIPANAKIKPKYKNIKCLYSKKECKRFPYWDHVIFRNFVKKNRFIPLSFSNVAPLFCPGIVFIHDIYAKLYPKDFSSFKDKLIKIYMCMMYFYAVKCAKLLLTVSEFSKKQIAKAYKIPEEKIFVIPNGWEHFSEVEEDFSIFEKFPLLKARDFYFTLGSLSKRKNLKWIADYAEKNPKELFAISGKAISGLVPPELKKLQTLKNVILLGYVSDGNVKALMKKCKAFIFPSYYEGFGIPPLEALSVGAKAVVSNAASLPEIYQDCAYYISPDNTDVNLEELISKNVENPSKILEKYTYKNAAHRLYQLLEFE